In Clostridia bacterium, the DNA window TCAGTACTCGAAATCACGACAATCGCCTCCGTTCTAGGTCTACTGCATAGTACCACTCCTTAATGACACCGTTCTCCCCACGCATACGCCTCCATCAACCAACACTCGAAAGCCTTCGACGTTTTTCTTAATTGTATCATTCATTACATTTCAGCGCCAGAGCCGTTTTGCAGCGACAATGCTAAACCCCTGCCGTTGATATTGTCGCTATCCATCGGAACTCCGTAAGGCGCCCGCCCGACGCGTACGGAAAACAAAACGGGGCGCCGCCGTGCGCCCCGCCATTCCGATATTCGACCAACACTACACTCGTGATCCCAAGCCGATCGGCGCCTGCGGACAGGGGTAAGCCGGCCCGGGCGAGACTACTGGAGCACCCGGCCCCATCACGGGCACATACGGCATCGTACACCCTGGCATCGGTGTTGGCGCTGGCACTTGCGCTGGCGCCTCCCCGGAGTAGAGAGCCCTCGCGATCTCGTGCACTAGGTAGTAGATCTCATCGATCTTGTGCGCCTCGTCCTCCTCGTTCTTCAGCAGTCGGTGGAGGATCCGATACGACTCCTTTGCCATGTGCTTCTCTTCCCATTCATCATCGCCCCGCCAGGCCTCTCGGCCGCGCCAAGCCTGCCCGTACCCCCAGTATTCGGCGGGCCAACCCCATGGCCTCCCGTTCACTGCTCACACCTCTTCCTTCGTCTTCGCTACGCATGTGCGGCCAATAGTGGCCATCCACGCCATACTATGATGACGAGCAGGACAAGGTTCATCTCACAGCAGCACAAGGGCCTAGAGACTGGCAGTCGGCGCCAATGAACAAGATCATTCTCTTCCAGCCATGATCGATTGGATGCTCCCCACGGCAAGCCTGCGAGAGATGAGATGACCCAGGACGACAATCACGGCAAACAGCCCGTACCCCAGGGAAGCAGCGACTGCAGAGCTCATTCCGGCGAATAGACGGATCCTGGTGTAGTAGTGGGGGAACGCGAAAATCGCTCCTATGGCTGCAGTCCCGAGCTGCCCGATTCCCACAAGGATGAGAGCTTTCCCGGCGTCTCCCCGCTTCTGTGCGCCTGCAGAGCCGCTCACTCTGATCGCGAAGTTGGGCCTTAACGCATCCAACATCACCTGGAATGCCGCCAGCAATGAGACAGCGGCGTACGCCACGGGCAATGAGATATACAGCGGATACTGGGGAACCGATCTCACGAAGGCCGCACCGATCATGAGGATCGATACGATGAAGGCCGATGGGACGGCGCCCGCCATCAGCTTCGCACTGTAGTAAAGCCCTGGTCGGACAGGCGCGGACTTCAGAAGCCACAGCCCCTCCCCGTCCATGCTAATGCCCATGCTTGCAACCTGGCCGGTGGACACCGCCGCTAGCATTATGGTCATGAACAGGATCAGATCCCGGAACATGATCTCGGCCTCGGGGCCGGACTGGCGCGCGCCGAACGACATGTTGTACATCAGAAATGCTGCAGCGACGAGCGACACGAGCACGCCATACCACATGGTCGGAAGCCGCAGGTTCACAGTGATGTCTTTCGCCACAACACCCCAGACCTGCCCTGGATATCTTCCAATTAGTGTTGACGGCATGCTTGCCCCATTCGCAAGCGATTCACGGCGCCTCCCACTCTTGGCGCTATCCACCTCACGGCTGGACGACCAACCTCCGAGGAATGCGGTCGTGGCGAGGCGCGCAGCCATCGCGAACGAGCCCAAAGAGACTGCTGCAAGAGGCAGTATCGATTCCCACACAGAGAAGCGGAATCCAGGAGTGCCTAGGAGAGCGGTCTTGACCACCCACACGTGGGGCATCCACGCGATCTTGTCCAGCCCCCACTTCCCTGCCGACTGAGCCATGGCGACGAAGTCGATCCCGTTCGACCGGCTCATGTAGGCGCTGAAAACCTGCGACACCAGCACGAAGGCAAAGCCCATCACTAATGATCCAACAAGGATGAGTTGCTTCATCTTCTGAGAAGGTATGTATCTCATTATGAGCATCACTATCATCGCGACGACCGCGGTGAATAGCACTGCAGCCATGACCATGGAAAGAAGAGACGCGAAGTAGAACAGCGCCGGCGCTCCCATCCCGGCGCCGTACCCAGCCCAGATCGGGTAAACGAACGGGATGATCGCCATGAGGTTCGTGACAAGCGCGATCACCAGCTTGGCGCTTACTACTGATCCCACTGGAACCGGGGCCGCGAGCAGGAATTTCAGGTCGCCAGCTTCATACAGCGCACTGTGAACAACGGAAACGCCAGTCATGAACAGCATGATGAAGACTGTCATCGACATTGCTGCCAGGAGGTTCACTCCGATCACACGAGCGAGATCCGGGTAACCAGTAAGCCCTCTTGAGATGGCCGAGCTCAGCTTGTGAGAACCGACTCCAAGGCCGACCATTACGGCCAGGATCACCGCATATCCGAAGATAGCCTTGATGAGCCTGTTGGAACGTTTCTTGCGCGCGTCTCCGTGAACCGTTGCATTCCAGATCTGCCGCAGCTCTGCGCCTAGTATTATGAGGGTTCTGTTCATGCTCACTCCTCCAGATAGCGGGAGACTTCCGCGTAGTCGGATCCGCCAGTGAGCTCGATAAAGAGGTCCTCCAGTGTGGACGCCTCGGGGCGCTCAACACCGGAACTCTTAGCGGCTGCCTGCCTCAGATCATCCATCGTGCCCACTGCCAGCAGCCTGCCCTTTTGGATGATGCCCACCCTATCACACATGCGTTCGGCTATCTCGAGGACATGGGTGGACATGAATACGGTCACACCCTGCCCCGCCAGCTCCTTCAGGATATCTTTGACCATCCTTGCGCTCCTAGGGTCGAGGCCCACCGTGGGCTCGTCCATAAAAAGCGCCTTCGGATCGTGAAGCAGCGCACTGGCTATTACTACCTTCTGCTTCATTCCATGAGAGAACCCGCCCGTCTGCTCGAAAGCCCTGTCGGCAAGCCCGAACATCTCCAGCATGTTGCGGGCTTTTCTCTCCGCACGCTTTCGCTCCATCCCGTACAGGTTTCCCACGAACATGAGGAACTCCCACGCAGTCAGCTTCTCGTAAACGTTGGGCTGATCTGGAACGTACCCGATGAGCGCCTTCGCCTTGATGGGGTCTTTCTGCACATCGATTCCGTCGATCTCAACCCGTCCAGATGTAGGCGTCATTATCCCGATCATCATGCTTATCGTAGTGGTCTTGCCTGCACCGTTAGGTCCGAGAAATCCGAATATCTCGCCGGACCGCACCTGCAAGTCGAGGTTGTCAACTGCCGCCGTGTCTCCAAATCGCTTGCTAAGTCCAACAGCGGAAATCATAGGGCTTCCCTCCAGTTCATCACGCAGTCCAGCGGAGCAGTACTTTTCACAGACATGCCTATTGCTAAGCATAACGCGATTGAGTGGCGAGCGTCAACTCAACAACTCAACGACGTTGTACTCAGGGAAACGACAGTACAATACTTCAGATACTGTGGTAATATTGGGCGGAGGAACATGTTTCTCATATCACACCACGCCCATCGGGCTACATCGGCGATTCAGCGCGCCGAGAGGAGGCAGCACATGCAGATTGTGAGCGACCGTGGGATGGATGCATCAACCACACAGCTTGAGGGGCTCGATGTGCATCTGGCCCCACTCACCTTCACCCTTGATGGCAAGTCATACCGAAGCGGAGTGGATATCTCATCTGAGGACTTCTACACACTCCTTGACGAGAGCAAGAGCTACCCCATTACATCCCAGCCGTCTCCCGGCGATTTCGCTGATATCTACCGGGGCGTGGCAGCCGTTGACCCCGAAATCCTGTCAATCCACATATCATCCGGCCTCAGCGGAACCATAAACGCCGCCCGCATGGGCGCGGCCATGGTCCCAGAGGCGAACGTGACTTTCTACGACACCAAGACACTCTCCGGAGCTGAGGGGTGGCACGTGGAGGCGGCGGCGAAGGCCGCGAAGGCAGGCTGGGCTAAGGACGCGATCCTGAGGATGCTCGAGCAGGTTACGTCGCTCACCGAAACGCTTTACACTATAGCCACCCTGAAGTACCTGATACACGGAGGGCGCATAAGCCATCTGAAGGGCCTGCTCG includes these proteins:
- a CDS encoding ABC transporter ATP-binding protein, translated to MISAVGLSKRFGDTAAVDNLDLQVRSGEIFGFLGPNGAGKTTTISMMIGIMTPTSGRVEIDGIDVQKDPIKAKALIGYVPDQPNVYEKLTAWEFLMFVGNLYGMERKRAERKARNMLEMFGLADRAFEQTGGFSHGMKQKVVIASALLHDPKALFMDEPTVGLDPRSARMVKDILKELAGQGVTVFMSTHVLEIAERMCDRVGIIQKGRLLAVGTMDDLRQAAAKSSGVERPEASTLEDLFIELTGGSDYAEVSRYLEE
- a CDS encoding DegV family protein, whose translation is MQIVSDRGMDASTTQLEGLDVHLAPLTFTLDGKSYRSGVDISSEDFYTLLDESKSYPITSQPSPGDFADIYRGVAAVDPEILSIHISSGLSGTINAARMGAAMVPEANVTFYDTKTLSGAEGWHVEAAAKAAKAGWAKDAILRMLEQVTSLTETLYTIATLKYLIHGGRISHLKGLLASVLNVKPIIGVEKARGTYVNVGQARTLDRAISMLADMVAQRLPAGSGIRVQVMHGNNLSGAENLCARLQSMFSCTWLPTMSIAPVLGAHTGSGLVGVVFAPDAAFPQIP